In Bacillus sp. S3, the sequence AAGTTGTGTGCATTTGCACTGGTTGTAAAGTAACCAACTTATAAAATTTGAGCTTTTAACTCAATCAATAGGGCAACTATAGTTGCCAATCGGCATTTGACCCGGCTGTCCGTATGGCCTTAACTTCCTAAAATGAAGTGGTCAAAATTATCTGCTTGGAAAGACTCAATAATTTGAATAGTAGCTTTCCAATTAAAAAGAACTTTTTCATATTATCAGTATATTGCATAAATAGCAAGAGGAAAATCAATTTTTTTTTTTGGAAAATCTTGTGCGCGGCTTTTTTTCGAATAGGCGACTTTCTTAAGGTGTTAATCCGGTTTCTAGGAGGGCTTGTCGATAGAAGGAGAGTATGCCAATGTAGATGGATAGTATGATCTCCCTATGAAATTTTCAGTTCACGATCGATATTCTTATATTTGGAAATTTACAGGGATGAATGGAGGAAATGAGAATATGTCAAGTTTACCAAACTGTCCAAAATGTAATTCAGAATACACGTATGAGGATCAAAGCCTTTTTGTTTGCCCGGAATGTGCTCATGAGTGGGCTTTAAACTCAGAAACGGAAAATAATGAAGACCAAAAGATCGTCAAGGATGCAAATGGAAATGTTTTAACTGATGGGGATTCTGTAACAGTCATCAAGGACCTGAAAGTAAAAGGAAGCTCATCCGTCTTAAAAGTAGGCACAAAAGTGAAAAATATACGTTTAGTTGATGGGGACCATGATATTGATTGTAAAATTGATGGTTTTGGAGCAATGAAATTAAAATCTGAATTTGTTAAAAAGGTATAAATACAGTCGTAAAAAACAGAAATGATATCTAATAATAGGTGCCTGGCCCCGGATTAGTGAATGGGGGTCAGGCATTTTAAAATTTACAGGTAATGTGGCCTGTATAAATTAATCCTTTAGAATGGGTATTGCATGATTTATTAACCTCATAACACTTCAATGAGCGGATTTAGGCGTCTTATGGGCGAATAATGCCATTCAATGGGCGAATATCGATGTTCAATGGGCGGATATTGCCATTTAATGAGCGAATCCAAAAATGCGACATTCTTTTTTGAAATAGTCGAAGGAATTCACAAGCAAAAATCTAGAGAAGATTTTGCTTGTGATTTTAATATGGTTTATCTACGGTTGCCTGACCTCGATTGTGTCAAAATCATTATTCAAAAATATAACTTATAACATCCAAGGCTTGATCAACGGTTTCCACAGTTACATTCGCTTTATTGGAAAGTTCTTTTAATGGATGTATTAATGATTCAGGCCTAATGATTATGGTAGGTTTGTTCATTGCAATTGCTGTGCTGGCATCCATGGCTGTATTCCATTGCTTATACTTTTCACCAAATAGGGCAATGACTATATCTGATTTCTGCATTAAAACCTGGGTTCTGAAATTGTTTATATCAGAGGCAGCATCATCCTTATAGAAATTTCCGGGCTGAGGACCGAGAATTTCTTCGCCGATATTGTCTGATCGTTCATGGTTTGTTTGAGGTGCGACAAATACTAAGGGTAGATTTTTTTCTTTTGCCTTTTTCTTTACGTCTTCTCTCCAAGTATCATGAATCTGCCCAGCTAAATACACAGTTAATTCCAATATGACCCCTCCAAAATTCATTTTTCTATCCCTATACTATAAAATTTTGTAAGATTTTCAAAGGATTAGGATTCCTGCAAGGGTTAAACAAATGCAACTCATTGGCAAATGAAACCTTTTTCCATTTTTTAACGTAGAAAAGATACAAGCAAAAATAGAAGGATTTTCGTGTTTTCGGAGATAAATGAAAAAAAGGAGTGTGCAAATCATGTACGAATTAAAAACAAAAGAGACCGAGAATAGTGTGATTGAATTTATTGAAAAGGTTGATAGTCTAAAAAAACGTGAAGATGCCTATAAATTATTAGATATCTTTACGGAAACGACGGGTTATCCAGCAAAGATGTGGGGTCCCAGTATCATTGGATTCGGTTCCTATCATTATAAATATGAGTCAGGGCATGAAGGGGATGCACCGCTAGTTGGTTTCTCACCTCGTAAAGTAAAAATCAGTTTATATTTTGCTCCTGGAGAAACGAAACGGGAAGAATTGCTAGAGGAGTTTGGGAAACATACAACAGGAAAAGCATGTGTCTACATTAATAAAGTAGCAGATATTGATGTTGATGTGTTAAGGGCATTAATTAAGGAGTCCGTCACGTTTTTGAAAGAAATGTATCCGGAACAGGGGAAATGATCAAGACCGTGCCTGTCCAAGGGTGCGAGTGACAAATAACGCTCAGAGCATTCTGAGCGTTATTTATATTCTTGTTAATAAAATATAGCTGTAATTTACGATATTTAGCTGAAATATTTGTTATAAAATCTCAGCGGTTAAGAACTGTCAATCCCTTTATTCACTATAATTACTGGGAGGAATTCATAAAAGTGGAAAACCATTTGGACTAGGGGAAATTTAAGTTGAATCATTGAA encodes:
- a CDS encoding YtoQ family protein; this translates as MELTVYLAGQIHDTWREDVKKKAKEKNLPLVFVAPQTNHERSDNIGEEILGPQPGNFYKDDAASDINNFRTQVLMQKSDIVIALFGEKYKQWNTAMDASTAIAMNKPTIIIRPESLIHPLKELSNKANVTVETVDQALDVISYIFE
- a CDS encoding zinc ribbon domain-containing protein YjdM gives rise to the protein MSSLPNCPKCNSEYTYEDQSLFVCPECAHEWALNSETENNEDQKIVKDANGNVLTDGDSVTVIKDLKVKGSSSVLKVGTKVKNIRLVDGDHDIDCKIDGFGAMKLKSEFVKKV
- a CDS encoding DUF1801 domain-containing protein, whose product is MYELKTKETENSVIEFIEKVDSLKKREDAYKLLDIFTETTGYPAKMWGPSIIGFGSYHYKYESGHEGDAPLVGFSPRKVKISLYFAPGETKREELLEEFGKHTTGKACVYINKVADIDVDVLRALIKESVTFLKEMYPEQGK